One Aegilops tauschii subsp. strangulata cultivar AL8/78 chromosome 7, Aet v6.0, whole genome shotgun sequence genomic window carries:
- the LOC109741865 gene encoding GDSL esterase/lipase At5g03610-like, whose product MKLPTAVACLLLLVVVFAARMLGLSEAPPAYELTSDQSCDSSGMTFAFGGAGVFKVKTKKVPTLAAQVQAFKRLVNDGVISTHQLHHSVALIAISGNDYMSDSDFETGFYTSFDDLDTYIGNVATEILDNVAQLQMLGVRKVLVNNLHPIGCTPLHTSSNNYTTCDLLGNYGASVHNKYLKQMLDERDNVHILDLYTAFTDIVNHAPGGGSDQSKDFKGKLSPCCESTDEGGFCGERSHSGKRLYDLCENPDKTFYWDQTHPTHAGWEAVMMALQQPLMEFLDEDYIA is encoded by the exons ATGAAGCTTCCGACGGCTGTTGCTTGTCTTCttctcctcgtcgtcgtcttTGCTG CAAGGATGTTGGGCCTCAGTGAAGCCCCTCCAGCGTACGAGCTCACATCCGATCAATCTTGTGACTCatctggcatgacctttgctTTTGGCGGTGCTGGTGTCTTCAAGGTGAAGACGAAGAAGGTGCCGACCCTCGCCGCACAGGTCCAAGCTTTCAAGAGGCTAGTTAACGACGGGGTCATCTCTACGCATCAGCTTCACCACTCTGTCGCGCTCATCGCCATCTCCGGCAATGACTACATGAGCGACTCTGACTTTGAGACTGGCTTCTACACAAGCTTCGATGAT CTCGATACTTACATCGGAAACGTGGCGACTGAGATCCTAGATAATGTGGCACAACTGCAGATGCTTGGTGTGAGAAAAGTGCTAGTAAACAATTTGCATCCCATTGGTTGCACACCTTTGCATACTAGTTCGAACAACTACACCACATGCGACCTTCTCGGCAATTATGGCGCGTCCGTGCACAACAAGTATCTAAAGCAAATGCTCGACGAAAGGGATAACGTTCACATTCTGGACCTCTACACCGCCTTCACTGACATCGTCAATCACGCCCCTG GTGGAGGGTCGGATCAgtccaaggatttcaagggcaaGCTGTCTCCGTGCTGCGAGAGTACGGATGAGGGAGGGTTCTGTGGAGAGCGTAGCCATTCAGGGAAGCGCCTGTACGACCTATGTGAAAATCCTGACAAGACATTCTACTGGGACCAGACACACCCTACACATGCTGGGTGGGAGGCTGTAATGATGGCGCTGCAACAACCTTTGATGGAGTTTCTCGATGAGGACTACATTGCATGA